One Pseudomonas sp. HOU2 genomic window carries:
- a CDS encoding alpha-xenorhabdolysin family binary toxin subunit B, which produces MKRWTNTKNRSTDYLSAVRIIAMNGVTPINTPHFPTVDVKNIVQTIRDISTLARFRNVRSEVLQERAQQVAAYLNNTDQSLREAFPILLTALSNASGDSYFAALDELRDALSRDDLTDEDRSLVNGEMRNLKSNVEAMLERVEARFAECAQRLEQDVRSVYNVEIGERASEPLNVAKERKARILTHLAEHSHNKATCVEQRDTLIKAQDVIREFNLADMYKNYIPTNKELDSLDMENPKKEAVKQGIELVRKVLGVVSDGIKYSELAKSRDHLDKEIQSISQAMDALNTDLQVAEDVLADANAVVEISRRRRVAGEEIMTVANIWRGFAVALERLTETDYAPGDLSLMVKRYRDHLQSLSADYNAMMIS; this is translated from the coding sequence ATGAAGCGCTGGACGAATACAAAAAATCGTTCAACTGATTACTTATCTGCTGTGAGGATTATTGCCATGAACGGCGTGACACCTATCAATACCCCGCATTTCCCGACGGTCGACGTTAAGAACATTGTGCAGACCATTCGCGATATCTCGACGCTGGCGCGTTTTCGCAACGTTCGGTCCGAAGTTTTACAAGAGCGCGCGCAGCAAGTCGCCGCTTACCTGAACAACACTGATCAATCATTGCGCGAAGCTTTTCCGATCCTGCTTACTGCGCTGAGTAATGCATCCGGCGACAGCTATTTCGCTGCGCTGGATGAATTGCGCGATGCCTTGAGCCGCGACGATCTGACTGACGAAGATCGCAGCCTGGTCAACGGCGAAATGCGCAACCTGAAAAGTAATGTCGAAGCGATGCTCGAACGTGTCGAGGCGCGATTTGCCGAGTGTGCGCAGCGCCTGGAACAGGATGTGCGCAGTGTCTACAACGTTGAAATAGGCGAGCGAGCCAGTGAACCACTCAATGTCGCCAAGGAGCGCAAGGCGCGGATCCTGACGCATCTGGCTGAGCACAGCCATAACAAGGCAACGTGCGTTGAGCAGCGCGACACCTTGATCAAGGCCCAGGATGTAATTCGCGAATTCAACCTGGCGGATATGTACAAGAACTACATTCCGACGAACAAGGAACTCGACAGCCTCGACATGGAAAACCCGAAAAAGGAAGCGGTGAAGCAGGGCATTGAACTGGTGCGCAAGGTCTTGGGCGTGGTGTCGGACGGCATCAAGTACAGCGAACTGGCGAAGTCACGCGATCATCTGGACAAGGAGATCCAGAGTATTTCCCAAGCAATGGACGCGCTTAACACCGATCTGCAAGTGGCTGAAGATGTGCTGGCGGATGCCAATGCGGTCGTCGAAATCAGCCGCCGACGCAGGGTGGCCGGTGAGGAAATCATGACAGTGGCTAATATCTGGAGAGGTTTTGCCGTGGCACTTGAACGACTCACGGAGACGGATTACGCGCCGGGGGATCTGTCTTTGATGGTCAAGCGGTATCGTGATCATCTGCAGTCATTGAGCGCTGACTATAACGCGATGATGATCAGTTAA
- a CDS encoding CsbD family protein, whose product MKSEQVEGVAEKLAGKAQSAVGKLMGDSKMEAEGAGHQAAGQLTKTYGDALDNVSTFVKEKPIAAIAIGAAALILINRIFRR is encoded by the coding sequence ATGAAGAGTGAACAGGTAGAAGGCGTAGCGGAAAAGTTGGCTGGCAAGGCGCAGAGCGCGGTCGGGAAACTGATGGGTGATTCGAAGATGGAAGCCGAAGGTGCTGGACATCAAGCAGCTGGACAGCTGACTAAAACCTACGGCGATGCGCTGGATAACGTGTCGACCTTCGTTAAAGAAAAACCGATCGCTGCAATCGCGATAGGTGCTGCGGCATTGATCCTGATAAACCGAATTTTCCGTCGCTGA
- a CDS encoding carbonic anhydrase: MQDIIDGFLRFQREVYPQRVELFKQLATEQNPKALFVTCSDSRVVPELLTQREPGELFVIRNAGNIVPSYGPEPGGVSATVEYAVAVLGVQDIVICGHSDCGAMGAISRCTCLDHLPAVANWLRHSDAAKAINAAHEFDTPRAKLDGLVRENVIAQLANLRTHPSVALALEQGRMNLHGWVYDIEAGCIDALDGATRKFVSLADSPTTVAIAARNGRQM; this comes from the coding sequence ATGCAGGACATTATTGACGGCTTTCTGCGCTTTCAGCGCGAGGTTTATCCGCAACGTGTCGAGCTGTTCAAGCAGCTCGCGACAGAACAAAATCCGAAGGCGTTGTTCGTCACCTGCTCGGACAGCCGTGTGGTGCCGGAACTCCTTACGCAACGCGAACCGGGCGAACTGTTCGTGATTCGCAACGCCGGCAACATTGTGCCGTCTTACGGCCCTGAACCGGGTGGCGTCTCGGCCACCGTCGAATATGCGGTCGCCGTGCTTGGCGTACAGGACATCGTGATCTGCGGCCACTCGGACTGCGGGGCGATGGGCGCGATTTCACGCTGCACGTGCCTGGATCATCTTCCGGCGGTGGCTAACTGGCTACGTCACTCGGACGCCGCGAAAGCGATCAACGCAGCGCATGAGTTCGACACGCCTCGCGCCAAGCTGGATGGGCTTGTGCGTGAAAACGTGATCGCGCAACTGGCGAATCTGCGGACGCATCCATCGGTGGCCCTGGCGCTTGAACAGGGGCGGATGAATCTGCACGGCTGGGTCTACGACATCGAGGCGGGATGCATCGATGCTCTGGATGGCGCGACACGCAAATTCGTTTCACTGGCTGATTCGCCGACCACCGTTGCGATCGCAGCGCGTAACGGCAGACAGATGTGA
- a CDS encoding cupin domain-containing protein produces MNRDKTDVRDVIARLDLQPHVEGGYFRRTFQADQRAMLQTAGGPRYLMTSIYYLLTEDSPVGQFHFNQSDILHFYHLGDPIEYSMIHADGSLETLVMGNDILAGQHLQMHVPGGIWKASRLLNGEHGFGLISEAVSPGFDFVDMEMGDRRKLIARFPQHRMLIEKLTRDDD; encoded by the coding sequence ATGAATCGAGACAAGACAGATGTCAGGGACGTGATTGCCAGGCTGGACCTGCAGCCTCATGTAGAAGGTGGCTATTTCCGCCGGACTTTTCAAGCTGATCAACGCGCCATGTTGCAAACCGCCGGTGGCCCACGTTATCTGATGACTTCGATCTATTACTTGCTGACTGAAGATTCGCCGGTGGGCCAGTTTCATTTCAATCAATCGGACATTCTGCATTTCTACCATCTGGGCGATCCCATCGAGTACAGCATGATCCACGCTGACGGCTCGCTGGAAACGCTGGTAATGGGCAACGACATTCTGGCGGGACAACATCTGCAAATGCACGTGCCTGGCGGAATCTGGAAAGCTTCGCGCCTGCTGAATGGAGAACATGGATTTGGTTTGATCAGTGAAGCCGTGTCGCCGGGATTTGATTTTGTGGACATGGAGATGGGTGATCGGCGGAAACTGATTGCGCGATTTCCACAGCACCGGATGCTGATTGAGAAGCTCACGCGGGATGATGATTGA
- a CDS encoding dTMP kinase: protein MNHPLFVSLDGPKGTGKTTLLEAVTTALRAGNKKVIRLCERKSDPFRGETMALINALARNPSEDLEWAVCQRLAESRRWISGNVLTEQPLDSIILIDRWYPSDAAFRRTIPFAEILQLNLDRDVRVPDLYVGVVTDPDISWTRAATRARGLGGTVIQKYAEHVACTEMFEQAVKEHGWVLCRNEGTIEDATMQVVSEIYRVLG from the coding sequence ATGAATCATCCGCTGTTTGTTTCTCTGGATGGGCCCAAAGGCACCGGCAAAACCACGCTGTTGGAGGCCGTTACGACGGCACTGAGGGCCGGCAACAAGAAAGTCATCCGGCTGTGCGAGAGAAAAAGCGATCCTTTCCGGGGTGAAACCATGGCCCTGATCAACGCGCTTGCCAGAAATCCTTCCGAGGATCTGGAATGGGCTGTGTGCCAGCGCCTGGCTGAAAGTCGGCGCTGGATTTCCGGAAACGTGCTGACGGAGCAGCCGCTGGACAGCATCATCCTCATCGATCGCTGGTATCCGTCAGATGCCGCGTTTCGCCGAACTATCCCGTTTGCCGAGATTCTCCAGTTGAACCTGGATCGAGACGTGCGAGTGCCGGACCTGTATGTTGGCGTCGTCACCGATCCGGATATTTCATGGACAAGGGCTGCGACACGAGCGCGAGGATTGGGCGGCACTGTGATCCAGAAGTACGCAGAGCATGTGGCGTGTACGGAGATGTTCGAGCAAGCGGTCAAGGAGCACGGTTGGGTTCTGTGCCGTAATGAGGGAACCATCGAAGACGCTACGATGCAGGTGGTTTCTGAGATTTATAGGGTGCTGGGGTGA